The proteins below come from a single Cryptococcus gattii WM276 chromosome D, complete sequence genomic window:
- a CDS encoding Metalloprotease, putative (Similar to TIGR gene model, INSD accession AAW42795.1): MASSAAAQDHGNFKLLKSFPIGYAPITVSKWRSEKTGLTVVLGSHQAPITNGYFAIASEIFDDTGRPHTLEHLVFLGSKQYPYKGVLDQLANRAGSNGTNAWTANDHTAYTISTAGSEGFLKMLPVYVDHILHPTITDAGFVTEVYHINGAGEDAGVVYSEMQARENTAGDLMALEGQRSLYPPGSAYRSETGGLMHKLRVLTAQQIRDYHAEYYQPYNLCLVIDGAVPISELFDVLNNEIDPMIIANKSGSEPIIPVDWKRPFVQTTTAESISISKPITKTVEFMEEDESVGEVSITYLGPPPTDYRTNLAISVLDSYLTQSATSPLSKEFIEIPKPLCTAFSFYASDRVNKNEISVYISDVPARHLEDIAGLFQKKLQKIVNEEGIDMERMKRILRKDQRKLLEYMESRATEVLSDAIIGDFLYGKVDGKELPLAFNDMEDYSVLHSYTAEEWLALLDKYFVSAPSVTIVGKPSAALSVKIEKDERERITRRKEELGEEKLKALEATLESAKKESEISPPKEMITGFPITDPSGLTWVPVETAINNAVNDNVKSDGGEVQRLVDADGHRLPYQTHFSHVESNFVVVVALFDTIDVPVHLKPYLTIFQNSLFSLGVKRADGTILSHEQTVNELEDLTVSQSAHFEFKGNFAEVMAITLKVEKDQYEQAVAWLRDLVAGAIFDSKRLSVIVAKLAQELPTEKRDGSTIATAWANNLTYDASKSSSQACELLNRLEFIPRVAEMLEKEPNVVTEKMEELRKHLLDPRKMRVAVQGNILGLQKPLSVLARSFLPIDEALPLAPLSTSQQTLTSLGKSPSKKCVIIPMPAIEGSYATFFATGPSGHSHPDLPALRLAASLLNALESYLWKSIRGSGLAYGAHVMVYPEAGLVGFNVYRSPNAMLAYEAAGKIMDGLVDGSVELDQDLVDGARSSMTYDYARRSETVLGAAGTAYLNEVLKGLGKNADQDLLKSLPGVTLGQVRDVISRYFSPLFKSETSIGAVTVSTSKADEVEAGLRELGFETERKELPVLQGDDESAHGSDVDMSGSESGSEVER; the protein is encoded by the exons TCCCATC ACCAATGGTTACTTTGCAATTGCCTCTGAAA TTTTTGATGATACCGGCCGTCCTCACACTCTGGAACA CCTTGTGTTCCTTGGTTCCAAACAATACCCTTACAAAGGCGTCCTTGACCAACTTGCCAATCGCGCAGGAAGCAATGGGACTAATGCTTGGACTGCTAACGACCATACTGCATACACCATTTCCACAGCTGGCAGCGAAGGCTTCCTCAAGATGCTCCCTGTTTACGTTGATCATATCCTTCACCCCACGATAACCGACGCTGGTTTTGTGACTGAAGTTTACCATATTAACGGTGCAGGAGAAGATGCTGGTGTGGTATATAGTGAGATGCAGGCTCGAGAAAATACAGCAGGTGACTTGATGGCATTGGA AGGCCAGAGGTCCTTATATCCACCTGGTTCCGCCTACAGAAGTGAGACCGGTGGTTTGATGCACAAGCTGAGGGTTCTAACCGCCCAACAAA TTCGAGATTATCATGCCGAGTATTATCAACCATACAAT CTCTGCCTCGTCATTGACGGTGCTGTACCCATCTCAGAACTTTTTGACGTTCTTAACAATGAAATTGATCCTATGATTATTGCCAACAAATCTGGCTCGGAGCCTATCATCCCTGTGGACTGGAAGCGCCCCTTTGTTCAGACTACGACTGCGGAATCAATTTCTATTTCGAAGCCTATCACCAAGACTGTGGAGTTTatggaagaagacgaaTCTGTAGGAGAGGTGTCAATCACCTACCTCGGTCCACCTCCCACTGATTACCGCACCAATTTGGCCATTAGTGTTCTCGACAGCTACCTCACGCAATCTGCCACTTCTCCCCTATCCAAGGAGTTTATTGAAATTCCAAAGCCCTTGTGTACTGCCTTCAGCTTCTATGCTAGTGATCGTGTAAACAAGAACGAAATATCCGTCTATATTTCCGATGTCCCTGCCAGGCATCTGGAGGACATTGCTGGGTTGTTCCAGAAAAAGCTGCAGAAAATCGtgaatgaagaaggaattgatatggaaagaatgaagagaatATTAAGGAAAGACCAGAGGAAACTGTTGGAGTACATGGAGAGTCGCGCGACAGAGGTCCTCTCTGATGCAATCATCGGTGACTTCCTCTACGGTAAAGTGGACGGTAAAGAACTTCCTCTTGCTTTCAACGACATGGAGGACTATTCTGTTCTCCACTCATACACAGCCGAGGAGTGGCTGGCCCTGCTTGACAAGTACTTTGTATCTGCTCCTTCTGTCACCATCGTGGGCAAGCCTTCTGCGGCCTTGTCGGTCAAAATcgagaaggatgagagggaaaggatcacaagaaggaaggaggagctAGGAGAAGAAAAGTTGAAGGCGCTCGAGGCCACGCTAGAGTCGGCAAAGAAAGAGAGCGAAATCTCCCCTCCCAAGGAGATGATTACGGGCTTCCCTATCACCGAT CCTTCAGGACTGACTTGGGTTCCTGTCGAGACTGCGATTAATAACGCGGTTAATGACAATGTCAAGAGTGATGGGGGTGAGGTGCAGCGGTTGGTGGATGCGGATGGACATAGATTACCCTATCAGACTCACTTTTCTCATGTCGAG TCGAACTTTGTGGTGGTTGTAGCCTTATTTGACACTATCGATGTACCCGTTCATCTAAAGCC TTATCTCACAATCTTCCAAAACTCCCTGTTTAGCCTTGGCGTAAAGCGCGCTGACGGAACTATACTTTCTCACGAGCAAACTGTCAATGAGCTTGAAGA TCTTACCGTATCGCAATCGGCGCATTTCGAATTCAAGGGCAACTTTGCCGAAGTTATGGCAATTACGTTGAAGGTCGAAAAGGACCAGTACGAACAGGCTGTAGCCTGGCTACGGGATCTTGTGGCCGGCGCTATCTTTGACAGCAAGCGACTTTCCGTCATTGTTGCAAAACTCGCTCAAGAGCTTCCCACCGAAAAGCGCGACGGGAGCACCATTGCTACAGCTTGGGCTAACAATCTCACATATGATGCTAGCAAATCTTCGTCGCAAGCTTGTGAGCTGTTGAACAGGTTGGAATTCATCCCACGTGTTGCCGAAATGTTGGAGAAGGAACCAAACGTAGTCACTGAGAAAATGGAGGAATTGAGAAAACACT TGCTTGATccaaggaagatgagggTAGCCGTCCAGGGTAATATCCTCGGTTTGCAGAAACCACTCTCTGTTCTGGCTCGATCTTTCTTGCCAATTGACGAGGCATTACCTCTTGCGCCTCTCTCGACATCCCAACAGACACTGACAAGTTTGGGTAAAAGTCCGAGCAAGAAG TGTGTAATTATCCCAATGCCGGCTATTGAAGGCTCTTACGCTACATTTTTCGCGACTGGCCCTTCTGGCCATTCTCATCCTGACCTTCCGGCCCTTCGTCTCGCCGCATCCTTGCTCAATGCTTTGGAAAGTTACCTATGGAAGTCGATCAGGGGTTCTGGATTAGCTTATGGAGCTCATGTCATGGTATACCCTGAAGCTGGATTAGTTGGATTCAATGTTTATAGA AGCCCGAACGCTATGTTGGCGTACGAGGCTGCAGGCAAGATCATGGACGGTCTGGTTGATGGTTCT GTTGAACTTGATCAAGACCTGGTGGATGGCGCCCGTTCTAGCATGACTTACGACTATGCTAGACGATCGGAGACTGTTTTGGGTGCCGCGGGTACTGCCTATCTCAACGAAGTCTTGAAGGGCTTGGGTAAAAATGCCGATCAAGATTTGCTGAAGAGTCTTCCT GGAGTCACCCTTGGGCAAGTCCGCGATGTCATATCTAGGTACTTCTCACCTCTGTTCAAATCCGAGACCTCCATCGGTGCCGTGACAGTGTCCACGAGTAAGGCCGACGAAGTGGAAGCGGGCCTTAGGGAGCTTGGCTTTGAGACAGAGAGAAAAGAATTACCGGTGTTGCAgggagatgatgagagCGCGCATGGAAGCGATGTGGATATGAGTGGAAGCGAGAGTGGAAGTGAGGTCGAGCGATAG